One region of Armigeres subalbatus isolate Guangzhou_Male chromosome 3, GZ_Asu_2, whole genome shotgun sequence genomic DNA includes:
- the LOC134224435 gene encoding uncharacterized protein LOC134224435, with product MPCQRSCKCRHQSGGRTEVKSIDGGCGKFINFKNRIRINRLLIELPTMVINAVLLFVMHYMDLLAPTGSPTFTSTYIYDGNFKSSRPCGCLHPECSRKNSRRITQENSGVTPRGTPGGICRGTPGGIPRRTSGVIPRRNPGVISRETRVLEEFSEERLEEFSKEPLEIFSEELQRNSWRKYRNSQRYY from the exons ATGCCGTGCCAG AGATCGTGTAAATGCCGGCATCAATCTGGTGGCAGAACGGAAGTAAAATCCATCGATGGCGGATGCGGTAAATTTATCAACTTTAAAAATAGGATTCGAATAAACCGGCTGCTGATCGAGTTGCCGACGATGGTCATTAATGCTGTGCTACTGTTTGTGATG CACTACATGGACCTACTGGCTCCCACCGGCTCTCCCACCTTCACGAGTACCTATATTTATGATGGGAATTTCAAGTCATCAAGGCCGTGTGGATGCCTACATCCGGAATGCTCCAGGAAAAACTCCAGGAGAATTACACAAGAAAATTCTGGCGtaactcccagaggaactccaggaggaatttgcagaggaactcctggaggtattCCCAGAAGAACTTCTGGCGTTATTCCTCGTAGaaatcctggagtaatttccagagaaactaGAGTTCTGGAGGAGTTTTCAGAGGAACGcttggaagaattctcaaaagaacCCCTGGAAATATTCTCAGAAGAACtccagaggaactcttggaggaaataCCGGAATTCGCAGAGATACTACTAG